Within the Candidatus Methylomirabilis tolerans genome, the region ATTATGGCTTTTCAGAGATGTTTAATAATGTTATCGATCACTCCGAAGGGACTACTGTCGAAATTAATATCAAGAAAACAGCATATTCAGCAGAAATGTACATACGGGACAATGGAATCGGAATTTTTACGAAAATTAAAAATGCCATGGGTCTTCTTGATGAACGTCACGCGGTTGTTGAACTGACTAAGGGGAAACTAACGACTGACCCAACTCACCATACGGGGGAGGGAATCTTTTTTAGTTCGCGTATGTTCGATGAATATAGCATTTTATCGGGTGAGGTTTTTCTCTCACATACATATGAGAAGGACGAGGATTGGATATTACAGACTAAAAAATACCAAAATGGTACGTTCATAGCTATGAAATTAAAAAATAATACGGCGCGAACGACCCAAGAGATATTCAATAAATTTTCTGATGATGATTACGGTTTTACAAAAACAGTTGTACCCGTTCGTTTGGCGCAATATGGTAATGAACAATTAATTTCCAGGTCACAGGCGAAACGGCTATTAACAAGAATTGAGCGTTTTAAAACTGTATTGTTCGATTTCAGGGATGTTGAATCGATAGGTCAAGCTTTTGCGGATGAAGTATTTCGAGTTTTTGCAAGGCAACATCCGAATATGGAGATACTGCCGATACACGCCAATGATGCTGTCTTGCACATGATTAGACGCGTTGGATCTAGCACAGAAGATAATATCTTCAACTGATGCTCAAAAGCCCCAGAAATAACCTATCCTTCTCGCTAGCCAGCGGCTCGAAACCGACCGCTTCGCGGCGGCTCAACCCCGCATTGAGCACCTATCTACGAGAGAGCGTCTCCCCCAAGAGGTAGGCAGCCGACGCGCATGGGCTCAATGCTACGGAGCTGCTCTCGGTCAATGCCGGAGGGTCACATGTCGTAAGGTTCAGCCGCCTTGCGCAGGCCTCCCCCAGGAAGGCGCCGATCCCCACCGGCACTACAGGGAGACGGAGGCCGTTCTCGATCCTGGAGAGCACCTGAAGCATCCCCTCTGTGATCTGTTGGATCTGGTGCTCGGCGATATAGGCCGCCATCGCGTGAAGCTCTCCGGTCGTGAGATGCTGACTGTCTTCGCAGGCCACCCGGGCCAGGCGGCGGAGCGCTCCCTCCCTTGTTTTCTCACGACCGTCAGGAGTCGCGCAGGTGTAGTCCTCCGACGCGAGCCTGCCTAATATCAGATAGACGTCCGCCGAGATGGCGAAGTATTCAGCCGCGATCCGGCAGATCGCTCCTCGCACAGGAAGCTGGGAGACGATAGCGGCGACAGGCGTGCGGAGGGCGCCCGTATAGATCAGTTCTCCGCGCATCAATCGCTCGATGTCCCGCTTACCCTGTGCAGCAATCTTTCCGTCCAGGATCGGGATCAGATCAGTAGTGGTGCTGCCGATATCGATGAGCAGACAATCCGGTTGCCGGTTCGCCAATGCCCGCGCCTCAGCGATCCAATTCGTTGCCGCAAGCGCCAGGAGGTCGGCCTCACGTCCGTCCAGGCGAACGAGTCTCCCCTCAAGATCGACGGCATACAGCGGGATTGCAGGGACCGCCTCTCTCACCGCGTCGATGATGGATGCCACGCCTGCGGCCCTGTCGTCGAACGCATCGCACAGCTCCCCGGTCATGGTTACCACCATCGCATCGGCTGGTCCAAGGTCGCTATAGATCTCCCGCAAGAGTGGATGGAGGCCGCCGCTGTTGTTCCACAGCTCGAAATAGCGGCGAACTGTACACCCGCTTTCGGCGCGCCCGTCAGTGAACAGAAGGCGGGCGGCCTTCACGTTTGCGCCGCCGATATCCCATCCGATCACCCGGATCATTGCCGGCTCCCCACTGGTCTCACGTGGCAGGAACGTGTGGTAAACCGCGTCGACCCGACGATCTGGATCGCGGCAGGATCCGGAAGCGTGCCTGCCACCGCGTCAAGAATCAGGGCAGCCGGATTCTGCCGAAGGACCTTTCGGACCCCGACATACGAGGTTGTGAGGCGGGGGTTGACCTCGATGACCACCGCGTCGTGGTCGGTCAGAACCAGGTCGATCCCGACATACCCCTTCAGGCCTGGAATCGCCTGCACGACCTCCTCGACCCGACGGAACGCCAGGGCGCGGAGTGGGTGCTCAAACGGGATACGACCTCCGTGATACCTGAGCCTGCTCCGTCCTCTGATCTCCTGGAGGTTGAGGGTCAGGGGGAGACATCGACTGCCGTCAGTGAGGAGCGAGACGCTGACGGCAACGCCGTCGATGTAGGCTTGCGCAAGGAGTGTCGCATCGAGCGCTTTCTGCCTGGCGGCCGCGGTTATCCGCTCTAATTCCGCTTGCTGCCTCGCGACAAACACGCTGTGACATCCCACCCCGTCGATCGGCTTTACCACCACGGGGTAGCCGATCTGGCGGCCTATCGACGCCGGGTCATCAGCGGGCCGAAGGCGGAGCGTTCTGGGGGTGGGGATGTCGTGCGCCTTCAACAGTTGGTACGTCAGCGTCTTATCGCCGGCGGCTTTGATCCCGACAGTGCTGGAACCCAACACTAACTTGCCGCAGGCCTCGACCATCCCTGTGATCGATTCGAGCAGGCCGCCTGTCTCCGGAGCAACCAGGAATGCGGCATCCGCTTCCTCGACCAACTGCGCGAAGCATTGATAGTAGTTATTCCTGCTGTCAACAACCTGAAGTCCTGGACGAGCAGGGAACTGAGGAAGGTACCCCCGATCGATCTGTACTGAAAGCTGGTGCTCCTTCAGGTCAAGCAGATCGGTAAGAAGCGCCTCAAGCATCATTCGTCCTTCTGCCAGCAGCGCTTCCGTGACCGAGCTTCCGTCCAGCCCTCCGGCTGTGATAGATTCATGCACAACGATCTTCATCGCCCGGACGCCACAGGTGTTCCTCGGACAATCCCCCCCACCTGGTCCCTTCCCCCCCCATGAGGGGGAAGGTGAGGATAGGGGGTGAAGATGCCTTTTTGTGGGCCGTAGTCCGGTGTTGCCGTATGGGGTGTTGCCATGCAGGTCATACCCGTCATCGATATCATGCGAGGGATCGCAGTCCATGCCCGTCGTGGAGAACGGATGGCGTACAGACCGATCCGGAGCGTTCTGCTGCAAGGGGCCGATCCTGTCGCTCTCGCGCGGGCGTACCGTGACACCCTCGAAAGTGAAGCGGTGTACATTGCCGATCTGGATGCTCTCATGGGAACAGGCGAGAACCTGGCCGTCATTGCTGAGATGCGCGCCGCCGAGCCACAGCTTACACTCCTTGTTGATGCCGGCATTCGCAACATCGAGCAGGCGAAGTCGCTGCTTGATGTTGGCGCGAGCAAGGTGATCGTCGCCTCGGAATCAGTCGTGAGTCTCTGGGCGGCCTCAGAACTCCTTGTCGCCCTGGGAACCGAGAGGGTGCTCTTCAGCATCGACCTGAAGGATCGAGCCGTCACCTGGCGAGGCCCTTCGCTCGAAGCGCGAGACCTCTATGAGGCGATAACATCCCTTGTGTCGCTCGGATTTCGCGAGGCAATCCTTCTGGAAATAGACAGGATCGGAACGGGCAGCGGGGCAGACGCAGAACTGCTCGGCAGGGTCACGACGGCCGCGCCTGGCATGAGATTTATCGTGGGTGGCGGAATCTCGTCGGCTGCGGAGCTTATCCTCCTCCAGCGCGCCGGCGCGTCCGGGGTGTTGCTCGCCACCGCGCTGCACAGCGGAACGATCACGCGGGAAGACCTGATCCGTACGAAGGCAGAAACTTAGAATGCTTCTTCGTACGAGGCTTCCTGTCCGAATGATTCCTGTACGCCGACCCTGATCATGGTTACCCCGTCGCCCCCGTAGCGGTTCTTAATCTCTTCCCGCAACACCCTGCAGATGTACCTGGCCAACAGCTCCGCACTGGTGTTGTGGATCGGTAGCAACAGCACGTCCTCCTCCGGGAAGCTGTACCGCTTTTTACCATACGTCGCCCCGATCACCGAATCACCCGGCTCGATCTTCAAGTCGGCATTCTCAGTCGGCAGCAGCACGTGGTGGTCCAGCCGCTCACAGATCTCTTTCATAAGCGGCTTGACCGCAAGGAAATCGAGGACGTAGTCGCTTGGCTGAAGCGCCCCTTCCAGTTCCACCCAGGCCCTATAGTTGTGGCCGTGAAGCGTCTCGCACTTGCCATTGCCGAAAAGCACGAAGTGGCCCGAGCTGAATTTGAGATTCTCATGGTCAATCCTGATGCGAAATGCGGCCATTGCACCTCCTCATGCGACGCTTTTGCGTAGCTAGTTGGAAGCTATCGCACCGGTACGCCGGATGTCAAGCTGGATTTACTAACCGTTTCGAAACAACCGCTAGACAGATTATGGGTCAAATGATAAAATTTCGTCCGCATGAATTCGAAAATGACGACTGTCGCCGTGTAATGAATCGAATGGGGGTGCCTTCAGCCGTGAAGTGGCGGCGAGATCATTATTGGCCAGCCCAGACGTCGGACCGTTATTCTGTCATCAACATACAATCCGCGTCAAAGGAGGTGATGTAGATGGCGAAGACCACCCCGCTCCTGCTCGGTATCGGCGGAGACAGTGGGACCGGGAAGTCCACGTTTGTTGGCGGCATCTACAAAATCTTCGGTCCTGAGAAGATTACAAATATCAATCTTGATGATTACCATACGTTCGACCGTGTTCAACGCAAAATCTATGGGCTCACCGCCTTGCATCCAGCGGCCAACAACATGGCCTTAATGGGCAAGCATGCCTGGCAGCTTAAAAATGGCGAGAAGATCATCAAGCCGGTGTATGATCATTCAACCGGATGCTTCGCGGAACCCGAGGAAATCGAGCCGAAACAGATCGTCATCATCGGCGGCCTGTTCCCATTTTTTACCCAGGAGCTGAGGAATGTTTTTGACTTGAAAGTGTATCTGGACCCGGATGAGGAGCTGAAACGGGCCTGGAAGATCCATCGAGATGCTGGAAGGCGTGGGTACAGCATTGAGCAGGTCATGAAGGAGATTGAGGCCAGGCAGGATGATATCAGGCGGCATATCGAACCTCAGAAGGAATATGCTGATATCATCGTCCGGTTTTACCCTCCCAACGGCTCATGGACCCCTCAGGACGATGCCCACCTGAACGTCCGCCTGTTTCTCAGTCGAAATCTGCCGAAGACCGGTCTGGATGAACTTCTCCAGGAGACAATGGGTCGGAAGACCCGCAGGGCCGTCCGACTGGTTGATGAAGATTATTATGGTCAACCGTTCCATACCTTGGAGATCGATGGCTCCATTCACCCCCAAACGGCAGCAGGGCTGGAGCAAAGGATCTGGGCCCATCTCCTTTCGCCGATGAAATTGATCCAAGATCTGGCGCCTGATCAACTTGGCAGTTTTGCCGCAGGTGAGGCGTCCGGTCACAGCGACCCCCTGGCCCTTGTGCAATTGTTAGCGATTTATTACCTGCTTCAAGCGCGAGAAACGCGGCAGAACGCCCCGCAAGAAGGTCTTGTAGAAATGACAGAGGGATAAGCGATGGCGAGGATTGCCATTAACGGATTCGGGCGAATCGGTCGGCTGGCGTTTCGAGCCGCCTGGGAGCAGAAGTCGGCCCTCGACCTGGTGGCCATTAACGATCCGGCCGGCGCGCGCACCGATGCGCTGTTACTGGAATTTGACTCTAACTACGGGCCTTTTCCCGCGAAGGTCGAGAGCGACGAGGGCAGCATGCGGGTGGACGGGAAGCGGATCCTGGTCTTCCGGGAACGCGATTGGACGAAGCTCCGCTGGTCGGATGTCGGGGCCGACATCGTGTTGGAATGCAGCGGACGGGGGACGAAGCGCCAGGAGGCCGAAAAACATCTGGCGGGAGGGGCGAGACGGGTACTGATTTCAGCCCCCGCAAAGGATGAGGACCTGACCATTGTTCTCGGTGTGAATCACGAACGATACGATCCGACTCTTCACCGGATTATCTCCAACGGGTCATGCACGACAAATGGTCTCGCACCGGTGGCGAAGGTGCTGCTTGACGCTTTCGGGATCCAATGGGGATTCATGAGCACGGTCCATAGCTACACCAATTCGCAATCTATTCACGATCGCGGGGCAGAAGACGTTCGAGAGTCAAGGGCCGCCGCCCTTAACATCATCCCGACCGATACCGGCGCTGCGCGGGCCCTTGTAAAGGTGATTCCAGAGCTTGCCGGCCGTTTCAACGGGATGGCCTTTCGGGTCCCGACGCCGACGGTCTCTGTCATTGACCTCGTTGCGGAGGTTGATCGTGACGTAACGATTGATACGGTCAACGCCGCCTTCCGAGAGGCAGCTAAAGGGCGACTTCGCGGGATCCTCGAGGTCTGTGACCGCCCGTTGGTCTCGATGGACTTCAAGGGTAATCCCCATTCTTCTATTGTGGACGCCCTCATGACGCTGGTTCTGAAGGAGCGGATTGTGAAGGTTGTCGCCTGGTATGACAACGAATGGGGATATTCGTGCCGGATGGCCGACCTTGCGGCCTATATCAGCGCCCGTGACCTCCAGCAAGATCAGCAGCGGTTGTGGGGCGTTACGAAGGATGTAAAACCAGCATCAATAGTCAATACGGGCGAGGTTGATGCCGGCGCATAAGATCGCCCAGGCAGGCAGGTTGGCAATTGACACAACAGCAGGGATATCGGCAATCTGCAAAACAGAGTGGAGGGATTAGAGCTTAGGAGGTCTGGGGTATGGGGGGATCAGTGAAAACCGATCAGGAATTGCTTGACCAGTTGTGCATTAATACCATCCGAACGCTGGCAATGGATGGGGTTCAAAAGGCGAACTCAGGACATCCGGGCCTTCCCATGGGAACCGCCTCCATGGCGTACGTCCTGTGGGCACGCTTCCTCAGGCATAATCCTACGCATCCTTCGTGGCTGAATCGTGATCGGTTCGTCCTTTCACCAGGCCATGGTTGCATGCTGCTGTACTGTCTCCTTCACCTGACCGGGTATGACCTTCCACTCGATGAACTCAAGCGATTCCGGCAATGGGGTAGCCGAACCCCAGGACACTCGGAATATGGTATGACGCCAGGGGTGGAGACGACGACGGGCCCCCTTGGCCAAGGTTTTGGAAACGGCGTCGGGATGGCGATCGCCGAGCGATTTTTGGCCCATCATTTCAACCGACCCGGGTACCCGATTGTTGATCACTATGTGTACGCTATCGTGAGCGATGGGGACCTGATGGAGGGGATTACCGCCGAGGCGGCCTCTCTTGCCGGACATCTTGGACTGGGTAAGCTTATCTACCTGTATGACGATAATCGGATTACCATCGATGGCAGCACCGACCTGGCCTTCACTGAGAATGTTGGACAGCGCTTTGAAGCGTATGGTTGGCACGTCCAGCGAGTGGATGGGAACGACGTCAACATGATCGAGACCGCGCTGAGCGCGGCCCAGGCCGAGCAGGGCCGCCCATCGCTAATTATCGCCAGGACTCACATCGCCTATGGTAGCCCCAATAAGCAGGATACGGCAGAAGCTCACGGGTCGCCTCTTGGAGAAGAGGAGGTGCGGCTGACCAAGGAGGCGTTGGGCTGGCCGCTGGAACCCGCGTTCTATATTCCCGATGAGGCCTTGGCGTACTTTCGAGAGGCTCTGCAGCGAGGTCATGCCTGGGAAGCAGAGTGGCAGACCCGGTTCGATGCGTATGCTGCGGCCTATCCCGAACTTGCCGAAGAGTGGAGCAAGGGGATGAGCGGTCAACTTCCCGAGGGCTGGGTCGAAAAGATCCCGACCTTCACCCCTGCCGGAGGAAGCTTGGCGACCCGTGAGGCCTCAGGCAAGGTGCTGAATGCCATTGCCTCATCCCTGCCGACCCTTATCGGCGGTTCAGCCGATCTGACCCCATCAAATAATACCTATCTGAAAGGATGCGGAGATTTTCAGGAGTCAAGCCCAGGGGGCCGGAACTTTCATTTCGGCGTTCGAGAGCACGCGATGGGGTCGATCCTCAACGGCATGGCACTACATGGGGGCGTGACTCCCTATGGTGGGACCTTCCTCGTTTTTTCCGACTACATGCGTCCGGCGATCCGGGTCGCTGCGCTATCACACATCCATGTCATCTATGTGTTTACCCATGACAGCATCGGTTTGGGTGAAGATGGCCCCACCCACCAACCGATTGAGCATCTGGCTTCCCTTCGAACCATGCCGAATCTGACAGTCATCCGCCCTGCTGACGCGACAGAAACCGCCGTCGCCTGGCGTGTCGCCCTGGAACACCGCAGCGGTCCCGTCGCGCTGGCGCTGACCAGACAGAAGCTCCCGATTCTCGACCGGACCAAACTTCCACCCGCCGAACTCCTTCTAAAGGGAGCCTATGTCCTGGCCGATGCCGACCAGGGGCATCCGCGTATTATTCTTATGGCCACCGGGTCGGAGGTGCACCTGGCCCTGGAGGCATGGGGACGACTGGCGGATGCGGGCATCCCCGCGCGTGTCGTCAGCATGCCGAGCTGGGAGTTGTTTGATCAGCAGCCGGAGGCGTATCGCAACGAGGTGCTTCCTCCAGCCGTAACCGCCCGCCTTGCCATCGAGACCGGATCTCCCCACGGCTGGCACCGCTACGTCGGCCTGCTTGGAGGGGTCATCGGTATGACACGATTTGGAGCCTCTGCTCCGTATCAAGTCCTCATGCAGCAATTCGGCTTCACGGCTGAGCATGTGGTGTCCCGAGCTATGGAACTCCTGGCATGAATCCCGCTGTTGGGGCAACGACAGAAACAGGGTGTAGGGTCTAGGGTATAAGTAAAGGCCAGAAGAAAAACAGATCTCAACCCTAACCGTCTACCCTAACTAAGGGGGGAACCATACTATGACCGAGCTAATGGATCGAAACCTGGCTCTCGAGCTCAGCAGGGTCACCGAGGCTGCCGCCTTGGCGGCGGCTCGTCTGATGGGTAGACGTGACCGCGATGGCGCTGACCAAGCCGCCATTGACGCCATGCGCCACGCCCTGAGTTCGTTGGAGATCAACGGTACGGTGGTGATTGGAGAGGGGCAGGAAGATCAGACCTCCATGCTGCATGTGGGAGAGCGGGTCGGCACAGGCTCCACCCCTGATCTTGATGTTGCAGTCGATCCGATTGACGGAGTGACACTCCTTACTAACGGCCGACCCGGTGCAATCTCTGTTGCTGCGCTTGCCGATCGACATACGCTGTTTTCTACCAGGCTCGCCTATATGGATAAGATTGTCGTCGGTCCGCGAGCCGCAGGGGCGATCAATATTGACGCCCCTGTTAAAGAGAATCTGCAACGGATTGCCCAGGCTGAGGGTCGGGAGGTCGATGACCTGACGGTGGTCATGCTCGACCGGCCACGCCACGAGCGCCTCGTCAAAGAGGTGAGAGAGGCTGGAGCCCGGATCAAGCTGATCAGTGAGGGAGATGTTGCGCCGGGGGTGATGGCGGCGATGGAGGAGGATACCGGCATTGATGTTCTCATGGGGACCGGGGGTTCGCCGGAGGCGGTGCTTATTGCCTGTGCGTTGAAGTGTCTGGGTGGTGAGATGCAATGCAGGTTCTGGCCGAGAGATGAACAGGATAGGCAGATCCTCGAGGTGGAAGGTCACGATCCGGATCGCATTTTGACCGTAGATGACCTCTGCAAGGGGAAAAATGTGTTTGTGGCGGTTACCGGCATCACCGATGGCGAATTACTTCGGGGGGTCCGCTATACGGGAGGATACGCGCGAACAACCTCCCTCATGATGCGCTCTGTCTCCGGAGGGGTGCGATGGATGGAGGCAAGGCATGACCTGAAACGCCTGAAGGAGATCGCTGGTACCCGCTACGAAGGTGTGAAACATCGGCAGATACACCATTGATGGGGGAGATATCCGCAACCCTCGTTTTTTGACATAAGGGTACAGAAAAGAACGCGCCTCAGTGGGATCACTGAGGCGCGTTCTTTTTATGAGGGTTCACCGCCGGAATTCGCTTGCCCAGTGAGGGCTCATACCCTACATTTCGAGTAAGAGGTGGGTATATGAGTGATTCAGTAGAAGAAAGGGAGGGGTAGGTCTATGTCAACAGCCAAAGAGTGCCCGGTCATTTCTGATGAGGAAGTGATGAAACGTGTGGAACAGGAACTGCCAGGGTGGTACCTGGAGGGGCGATGGATAAAGAGAAAGTTCAACACCGACGGCTGGCCAACCACTCTCATGTTGGTCAACACCATTGCCTACCTGGCCGAGGCCGCTTGGCATCATCCGGACCTGGAGGTCACATGGGGAAAGGTCTGGGTGAAGCTGAGGACTCACGCCGCCGGTGGGATCACTGAAAAGGACTTTGCGCTCGCCAGACAGATCGAGCAGTCAGTGCTCTGGCGGCCGGGCGAGAGCTCCCCCCTTGACGGTACGCCCAACAAATGGGTCCGCGGCGGCAGCCAAGAAAAAAGTAGTGCCTAGAAGTAATACGAGACCCCCAGTAGACCCATGACCGAATTGACGCCGACGTTGGGACTTTCGCGGCCGGCATTCGAGACGTGATGTAAGCCCACTTGTCCCACAATAGCCAGTTCATCGGTCAAGAAGTAATTGATTCCAGGTCCGCCCAGAATGGTAAAGTTGAACTGAGTGGCAAGGTCCCGTTCGAGGTGCAGACCCCATTGGAGAATGCCAACGCCGATCTCGAAGAACGGCACCCACCGAGTACCCGTCACGAAATTGTAGCGGAACAGGAGGCTTGCGCCCCCTCCAACCTCTGTGTCCGGGTGTGTTGTGACCATAAAGGTCGGCTGGAAGATCACCTCCAGGCTCCCGCGAACCGGGAAAGGGCCATGGACATCGGTGACTGTATAGCCGATCTGGAAGAACACCGGGACAAATTGGACATCTGGCGCCCTATTGGCAAAAATCTTGACGGTATCGGCACCACCGGTCTTCACGCCCAGGTGCCATGTTCCAGACTGGAACCCTTCTTCCGGATGGATGGTCGATTTTGACCTCTCTTCACCTGCTGATGGGGGGCCATCTGGGCCGGCAAAGGCGAGGGTCCGAATAGCGATCAGTTCGGTCTCTCGCCCCAGCGCGACTGCCTGTTGAGAGGTCTCAGCCCAAGCTACGGCAGGTGATGCGATTGCCAATACGGCCAGCCAGATACAAACCGGTATCCGTCTCAATCCATTCATCGTAAAGGTCTCCTTTGGGGTGTGAGCGTCTGAGGCATTACGCCTCAGACGTCCCGATCATATCCTTTCGAGCGGTTGAGTGGCGTAGTGAATCGCCTCTCTTCCGATAGGTTAGCCCGATTCGGTAACTGATTACCCGAGTGCATGGCGATTGTGCCGTCTGTCTGCCCTTTGTGTACTCCCAACCGATGCAGACCAGCAATCCGGACTTGTCCTCCAGCCGGTTACTGACCATCGATTCTACGACTTCCAGGATTTCGAACCCGCCACCTCGACAGCCGGCGCTCGAACAGGGGAGCATTGGCTCAAGCGAGCCACGCGCCGCTTGCATGATATGTGAGAAGGCACCGCCTTCCACCGAAGGCCCCCCTCCGGAATGATAGCACTCATCCCACTCGACGGTCACAGTGTCCATAGTCGGAAGGCGCTGGGTAGCGTTACTGGCTCTCGACGTGACCATCAGTCGGTGCCGGTCCTGCCGGTTCTCATTCGGTGAGACTTCTGTGGCCTGGGCTCCGATAAAAACTCCTGATTGATCGGCGTGCCCCTTCGGCACATCGGGCAGTTTTTCGGAGTGTACGTCGGGAATTCCCGGTCGACTAGCGTGAAAAAGGGGAATTTGAAATTCACCTTCCGGATCCGCCGCCATAGCGTCCCGATCCCAACCACTGTTCCGCCTAATGATTTGACCAGTTTGATCAGCCCCTTGACGGTCTCACCTGTGGTCACAATATCTTCGACAATCAGCACCTTGGGGTTGCCAACAAAATACTGTCGGAATTCTCGCGGAAGAGTGACCTGGCTTGCGCCGGACCCATCGCGTTGCTTGCCGGCATAGATGAAGCGAGGTCGCAGCGGATGGGCGCGTGCCACGCAATGGCCCAGCAGTGAGGCGCCGTAACCGGTGGTTAGGACCAGGTCGACCGGCTCCTCCGCGAAATGTTTTGCGATCACATCCCCTAATCCTTCCGTGAAGGCCGGCTCGGTAGTGGCCAACGCTTTTTCTACATACTCCTGGGCGTGACGTCCAGAAGACAGTACGAAGTGATCGTTTGTAAGGTACGCTCCGGTCCTGAGGATGATACCCCGGTTAATCCGCTCCAAAATCTCTGCGTCCATCAATACCTCTCACAATGAGCGTGCAGCGTATAGCGTGCGGCGAAGATCACAATACGCCGAACGTAACGAACGCGCTGAGGGCTCAAGGCCTACGACGCCGTAATCTTGCTGAAATTTGCAATTCCGCAAAACAGATCTGCAACCTCTTTCAGGATGGCCAGACGATTCTCCTGCAGGTCTCGATCTTCCGCCATCACCAGAACCTCCTCGAAGAACATGTCCACTATGGGGCGAATCGCGGCGATGAGTTGCAGGGCTCGCGCGTAGTCGCCGGCCTGGATCAGGTGTTCCGTTTCGGTCCGTAGCGTCGTTGCCTCGCTATGGAGAGCCCGCTCGGCGCTGCTTACGAACCGTCTTGGATCAACCGATTTGGAAAAACCTTTTGGAAGAATCTTGATGACCCGTTTAAAGGTGACTGCCAGCTCGGTAAAATCGGCCTCTCGCCTGAAAGCGGCCAGGGCCTCAGCGCGTTTACCGGCATCGGGGACCCGCTCTGCATCGACGGAAAGGGCGGCCTCGACCAGATCGCCGGGTACACCCCGTTCGATCAGGATCGCCTGGAGTCTGGCCGACAGAAACTCCATGACCTCCTGTGCGACACG harbors:
- a CDS encoding DUF4325 domain-containing protein; the encoded protein is MTKLRKRGEKIREFILENVGRDPKDIVNITCDTFTVSRQAVNKHIRQLIEQKALTREGKAKSVRYFLHPQSEWNAAFSLVDNRAEDVVWRNEIKQQLGQLPDNALAIWHYGFSEMFNNVIDHSEGTTVEINIKKTAYSAEMYIRDNGIGIFTKIKNAMGLLDERHAVVELTKGKLTTDPTHHTGEGIFFSSRMFDEYSILSGEVFLSHTYEKDEDWILQTKKYQNGTFIAMKLKNNTARTTQEIFNKFSDDDYGFTKTVVPVRLAQYGNEQLISRSQAKRLLTRIERFKTVLFDFRDVESIGQAFADEVFRVFARQHPNMEILPIHANDAVLHMIRRVGSSTEDNIFN
- a CDS encoding ATP-grasp domain-containing protein, which codes for MKIVVHESITAGGLDGSSVTEALLAEGRMMLEALLTDLLDLKEHQLSVQIDRGYLPQFPARPGLQVVDSRNNYYQCFAQLVEEADAAFLVAPETGGLLESITGMVEACGKLVLGSSTVGIKAAGDKTLTYQLLKAHDIPTPRTLRLRPADDPASIGRQIGYPVVVKPIDGVGCHSVFVARQQAELERITAAARQKALDATLLAQAYIDGVAVSVSLLTDGSRCLPLTLNLQEIRGRSRLRYHGGRIPFEHPLRALAFRRVEEVVQAIPGLKGYVGIDLVLTDHDAVVIEVNPRLTTSYVGVRKVLRQNPAALILDAVAGTLPDPAAIQIVGSTRFTTRSCHVRPVGSRQ
- a CDS encoding 6-carboxytetrahydropterin synthase; its protein translation is MAAFRIRIDHENLKFSSGHFVLFGNGKCETLHGHNYRAWVELEGALQPSDYVLDFLAVKPLMKEICERLDHHVLLPTENADLKIEPGDSVIGATYGKKRYSFPEEDVLLLPIHNTSAELLARYICRVLREEIKNRYGGDGVTMIRVGVQESFGQEASYEEAF
- a CDS encoding phosphoribulokinase → MAKTTPLLLGIGGDSGTGKSTFVGGIYKIFGPEKITNINLDDYHTFDRVQRKIYGLTALHPAANNMALMGKHAWQLKNGEKIIKPVYDHSTGCFAEPEEIEPKQIVIIGGLFPFFTQELRNVFDLKVYLDPDEELKRAWKIHRDAGRRGYSIEQVMKEIEARQDDIRRHIEPQKEYADIIVRFYPPNGSWTPQDDAHLNVRLFLSRNLPKTGLDELLQETMGRKTRRAVRLVDEDYYGQPFHTLEIDGSIHPQTAAGLEQRIWAHLLSPMKLIQDLAPDQLGSFAAGEASGHSDPLALVQLLAIYYLLQARETRQNAPQEGLVEMTEG
- the gap gene encoding type I glyceraldehyde-3-phosphate dehydrogenase codes for the protein MARIAINGFGRIGRLAFRAAWEQKSALDLVAINDPAGARTDALLLEFDSNYGPFPAKVESDEGSMRVDGKRILVFRERDWTKLRWSDVGADIVLECSGRGTKRQEAEKHLAGGARRVLISAPAKDEDLTIVLGVNHERYDPTLHRIISNGSCTTNGLAPVAKVLLDAFGIQWGFMSTVHSYTNSQSIHDRGAEDVRESRAAALNIIPTDTGAARALVKVIPELAGRFNGMAFRVPTPTVSVIDLVAEVDRDVTIDTVNAAFREAAKGRLRGILEVCDRPLVSMDFKGNPHSSIVDALMTLVLKERIVKVVAWYDNEWGYSCRMADLAAYISARDLQQDQQRLWGVTKDVKPASIVNTGEVDAGA
- the tkt gene encoding transketolase, which codes for MGGSVKTDQELLDQLCINTIRTLAMDGVQKANSGHPGLPMGTASMAYVLWARFLRHNPTHPSWLNRDRFVLSPGHGCMLLYCLLHLTGYDLPLDELKRFRQWGSRTPGHSEYGMTPGVETTTGPLGQGFGNGVGMAIAERFLAHHFNRPGYPIVDHYVYAIVSDGDLMEGITAEAASLAGHLGLGKLIYLYDDNRITIDGSTDLAFTENVGQRFEAYGWHVQRVDGNDVNMIETALSAAQAEQGRPSLIIARTHIAYGSPNKQDTAEAHGSPLGEEEVRLTKEALGWPLEPAFYIPDEALAYFREALQRGHAWEAEWQTRFDAYAAAYPELAEEWSKGMSGQLPEGWVEKIPTFTPAGGSLATREASGKVLNAIASSLPTLIGGSADLTPSNNTYLKGCGDFQESSPGGRNFHFGVREHAMGSILNGMALHGGVTPYGGTFLVFSDYMRPAIRVAALSHIHVIYVFTHDSIGLGEDGPTHQPIEHLASLRTMPNLTVIRPADATETAVAWRVALEHRSGPVALALTRQKLPILDRTKLPPAELLLKGAYVLADADQGHPRIILMATGSEVHLALEAWGRLADAGIPARVVSMPSWELFDQQPEAYRNEVLPPAVTARLAIETGSPHGWHRYVGLLGGVIGMTRFGASAPYQVLMQQFGFTAEHVVSRAMELLA
- the glpX gene encoding class II fructose-bisphosphatase: MTELMDRNLALELSRVTEAAALAAARLMGRRDRDGADQAAIDAMRHALSSLEINGTVVIGEGQEDQTSMLHVGERVGTGSTPDLDVAVDPIDGVTLLTNGRPGAISVAALADRHTLFSTRLAYMDKIVVGPRAAGAINIDAPVKENLQRIAQAEGREVDDLTVVMLDRPRHERLVKEVREAGARIKLISEGDVAPGVMAAMEEDTGIDVLMGTGGSPEAVLIACALKCLGGEMQCRFWPRDEQDRQILEVEGHDPDRILTVDDLCKGKNVFVAVTGITDGELLRGVRYTGGYARTTSLMMRSVSGGVRWMEARHDLKRLKEIAGTRYEGVKHRQIHH
- a CDS encoding 4a-hydroxytetrahydrobiopterin dehydratase, which gives rise to MSTAKECPVISDEEVMKRVEQELPGWYLEGRWIKRKFNTDGWPTTLMLVNTIAYLAEAAWHHPDLEVTWGKVWVKLRTHAAGGITEKDFALARQIEQSVLWRPGESSPLDGTPNKWVRGGSQEKSSA